The following are encoded in a window of Anser cygnoides isolate HZ-2024a breed goose chromosome 33, Taihu_goose_T2T_genome, whole genome shotgun sequence genomic DNA:
- the LOC136788164 gene encoding HCLS1-associated protein X-1-like isoform X2, with the protein MSFYDAFRGFFGLPGGRRPREPLFGGAPRDEDGDEDAEGPPRPPPPDGFGFGPGGLEELLRDAGELLGVFGGAWAGTPRPAEPPLPGPGPGRPLRDSMLKHPDGPEGARDPARPWSPLPGLEDARPAPPERREDRDLDSQVSSAGLGTILRPDEPQPRSYFKSVSVTKVTLPDGAVEERRTVQDSHGRRETTVTLRRGDQAFITTTKEDGTGKDCREEVLNMDDRELAQFAGTWPQQDELRAPTLSDPSSVLGTFFRRWFSGW; encoded by the exons ATGAGCTTTTACGACGCCTTCCGCGGCTTCTTCGGGCTCCCGGGGGGCCGCAG gccccGGGAGCCGCTGTTCGGCGGAGCGCCGCGGGACGAGGACGGAGACGAGGACGCCgagggccccccccggccgccgccccccgaTGGCTTCGGCTTCGGCCCCGGCggcctggaggagctgctccgGGACGCGGGCGAGCTCCTGGGCGTCTTCGGGGGGGCCtgggccgggacccccc gccccgcagagccccccctgcccggccccggccccgggcggcCGCTGCGCGACTCGATGCTGAAGCACCCGGACGGCCCCGAGGGCGCCCGAGACCCGGCCCGGCCCTGGAGCCCCCTCCCGGGG CTGGAGGACGCTCGCCCGGCCCCCCCGGAGCGCAGGGAGGACCGAG ATCTGGACTCGCAGGTGTCCTCGGCGGGGCTGGGCACCATCCTGAGGCCTGacgagccccagccccgctcctaCTTCAAGAGCGTCTCCGTCACCAAAGTGACGCTGCCTGACGGG GCGGTGGAGGAGCGCCGCACCGTGCAGGACAGCCACGGGCGCCGCGAGACGACCGTCACCCTCCGGAGGGGCGACCAGGCCTTCATCACCACCACCAAGGAGGACGGGACGGGCAAGGACTGCCGCGAGGAGGTGCTCAACATGGATGACC GGGAGCTGGCGCAGTTCGCAGGCACGTGGCCGCAGCAAGACGAGCTCCGCGCTCCCACCCTGAGCGACCCCTCGTCCGTGCTGGGCACCTTCTTCCGTCGCTGGTTCTCCGGCTGGTAG
- the LOC136788164 gene encoding HCLS1-associated protein X-1-like isoform X1, producing MASASAPAAWRSCSGTRASSWASSGGPGPGPPPAIEPPLPGPGPGRPLRDSMLKHPDGPEGARDPARPWSPLPGLEDARPAPPERREDRDLDSQVSSAGLGTILRPDEPQPRSYFKSVSVTKVTLPDGAVEERRTVQDSHGRRETTVTLRRGDQAFITTTKEDGTGKDCREEVLNMDDRELAQFAGTWPQQDELRAPTLSDPSSVLGTFFRRWFSGW from the exons aTGGCTTCGGCTTCGGCCCCGGCggcctggaggagctgctccgGGACGCGGGCGAGCTCCTGGGCGTCTTCGGGGGGGCCtgggccgggaccccccccggccatAG agccccccctgcccggccccggccccgggcggcCGCTGCGCGACTCGATGCTGAAGCACCCGGACGGCCCCGAGGGCGCCCGAGACCCGGCCCGGCCCTGGAGCCCCCTCCCGGGG CTGGAGGACGCTCGCCCGGCCCCCCCGGAGCGCAGGGAGGACCGAG ATCTGGACTCGCAGGTGTCCTCGGCGGGGCTGGGCACCATCCTGAGGCCTGacgagccccagccccgctcctaCTTCAAGAGCGTCTCCGTCACCAAAGTGACGCTGCCTGACGGG GCGGTGGAGGAGCGCCGCACCGTGCAGGACAGCCACGGGCGCCGCGAGACGACCGTCACCCTCCGGAGGGGCGACCAGGCCTTCATCACCACCACCAAGGAGGACGGGACGGGCAAGGACTGCCGCGAGGAGGTGCTCAACATGGATGACC GGGAGCTGGCGCAGTTCGCAGGCACGTGGCCGCAGCAAGACGAGCTCCGCGCTCCCACCCTGAGCGACCCCTCGTCCGTGCTGGGCACCTTCTTCCGTCGCTGGTTCTCCGGCTGGTAG